From a single Rhodococcus qingshengii JCM 15477 genomic region:
- a CDS encoding DUF5938 domain-containing protein has product MSEKKPVIVYGVSGYTGRLVCEYLREFNIPFIAAGRDAARIQEVLDKIPGLDTVDHEVVEVEHTVEALTELFTGAQVVSNMVGPFIKLGGTVVEAALNAGCHYMDTTGEQDWVLDVQEKFSDKYQEKGLLLSPGIAQMYTTGEIAANIALETPGLDTLDILVLWKGFPTYASTQTIFTILKANWYYLEQNKYVQWAPGQTFDVVVPGQHETALALPWGGTCHPVWFKNDPRVSNVKAAGGVFDRTVMEGVVATQKIVEEQIKTLPADEQEAALAEIAGSVQAGMPPRENPRINTSLDSVYASGPLGRSHVVIHGNCNYKQTGLLHAYAAHSLLQQAPKRTGLASACQAFGHRELLGALRSFGLALEPEVTINA; this is encoded by the coding sequence ATGTCCGAAAAGAAGCCAGTCATCGTTTACGGCGTCTCCGGGTACACCGGCCGTCTGGTGTGTGAATACCTGCGCGAGTTCAACATCCCGTTCATCGCAGCCGGCCGCGACGCCGCTCGCATCCAAGAGGTCCTCGACAAGATCCCCGGATTGGACACCGTCGATCACGAGGTCGTCGAGGTCGAGCACACGGTCGAGGCTCTCACCGAATTGTTCACCGGCGCACAGGTTGTCAGTAATATGGTCGGCCCGTTCATCAAGCTCGGCGGCACCGTCGTCGAGGCTGCGTTGAATGCCGGTTGCCACTACATGGATACCACCGGTGAGCAGGACTGGGTACTCGACGTCCAGGAGAAGTTCAGCGACAAGTATCAGGAGAAGGGCCTGCTTCTCTCGCCCGGTATCGCGCAGATGTACACCACCGGTGAGATCGCGGCCAATATCGCACTGGAAACGCCGGGGCTCGATACGCTCGACATCCTCGTGCTGTGGAAGGGATTTCCCACCTACGCGTCCACTCAGACGATCTTCACCATCCTCAAGGCAAACTGGTACTACCTCGAGCAGAACAAGTACGTGCAGTGGGCGCCCGGCCAGACTTTCGACGTCGTCGTTCCCGGCCAGCACGAAACTGCGCTTGCATTGCCGTGGGGCGGAACATGCCACCCGGTGTGGTTCAAGAACGATCCGCGAGTTTCCAACGTCAAGGCTGCGGGCGGAGTGTTCGACCGCACCGTGATGGAAGGCGTTGTCGCGACGCAGAAGATCGTGGAGGAGCAGATCAAGACCCTGCCCGCCGACGAGCAGGAAGCCGCCTTGGCCGAGATCGCCGGATCGGTTCAGGCCGGTATGCCCCCTCGTGAAAATCCGCGCATCAACACCTCACTCGACTCCGTCTACGCGTCGGGCCCGCTGGGTCGCTCGCACGTCGTGATCCACGGAAACTGTAACTACAAGCAGACGGGCCTCCTGCACGCCTATGCAGCGCATTCTCTGCTCCAGCAGGCGCCGAAGCGGACCGGGCTTGCCTCGGCTTGCCAGGCGTTCGGCCATCGCGAACTGCTCGGCGCGCTACGTAGTTTCGGGCTGGCTCTGGAGCCGGAAGTAACCATCAACGCCTAA